In Clostridium swellfunianum, a genomic segment contains:
- a CDS encoding DUF5692 family protein, with protein sequence MFSFNFEAGASALSVWLVWIAVFIILFLLNEVSRRSKVCGFVCFVILPVVLSVLWFTVLKDTTYTDWFHLAKVYSATAGCIGFWFIRHLKGKNKKTGKEWRLADNKIALCFPPLILAINILEAVARDIQVGAQYAGGGILADGSMYVLGGPWNYMNAIAGILNIITITGWAGICIRKKTDKDGSQDMLWPDMLWFWIIAYDLWNFAYTYNCLPGHSWYCGFALLLAPTVCAFTVGKGAWLQHRAHTLALWCMFAQTFPAFIDKGKFAVSSTYNETPLFIFSLLALVANVLVTIYMINKTVKTKRNPYKGELYIDLNKYKEVRQISV encoded by the coding sequence ATGTTTAGTTTTAATTTTGAAGCAGGAGCTTCTGCACTTTCCGTGTGGCTTGTTTGGATTGCGGTATTTATAATTTTATTTTTACTTAATGAAGTATCAAGGCGTTCTAAAGTTTGCGGCTTTGTATGCTTTGTAATATTGCCTGTAGTGCTTTCGGTTTTATGGTTTACTGTATTAAAGGATACAACTTATACAGATTGGTTTCATTTAGCGAAGGTTTATTCTGCCACAGCAGGATGTATTGGATTCTGGTTTATAAGGCATTTGAAAGGCAAAAACAAGAAGACGGGAAAGGAATGGAGATTAGCTGACAATAAGATTGCGCTTTGCTTCCCACCTTTAATCTTAGCAATCAACATTCTTGAAGCTGTAGCACGTGATATCCAAGTTGGAGCTCAATATGCTGGGGGAGGTATTCTAGCAGATGGCTCTATGTATGTACTTGGCGGTCCATGGAATTATATGAATGCTATTGCGGGCATCTTAAATATTATAACAATTACAGGCTGGGCAGGCATTTGTATTCGTAAAAAAACAGATAAAGATGGAAGCCAAGATATGTTGTGGCCTGACATGTTGTGGTTCTGGATTATAGCATATGATTTATGGAATTTTGCCTATACTTATAATTGTCTGCCAGGTCATTCTTGGTATTGTGGTTTTGCATTATTGCTTGCACCTACTGTATGTGCATTTACTGTAGGAAAAGGCGCATGGCTTCAACATCGTGCACACACTTTGGCATTATGGTGTATGTTCGCACAGACGTTTCCAGCATTTATCGACAAAGGTAAGTTTGCTGTTTCATCAACTTATAATGAAACTCCATTGTTTATCTTTAGCTTATTAGCTCTTGTTGCCAATGTTTTAGTTACTATCTATATGATTAATAAAACTGTAAAAACAAAACGTAATCCGTATAAAGGAGAACTTTATATTGATTTAAATAAATATAAAGAAGTAAGACAAATATCTGTATAG
- a CDS encoding hydrogenase maturation nickel metallochaperone HypA, with product MHEIGVLFEVIKSVEKLAKENNVKKIETLVLQIGELSSMIPKYMKSLYPATIEGTILENSKLEIEILPANALCKECNKVFNLVSNKGICPKCEARNWEMLSGKEFYIKEIVCY from the coding sequence ATGCACGAAATAGGAGTTCTGTTTGAAGTTATTAAGAGTGTAGAAAAACTTGCAAAAGAAAATAACGTAAAGAAAATTGAAACCTTAGTTTTGCAAATTGGAGAACTCTCTTCAATGATTCCTAAATATATGAAAAGTCTTTATCCAGCAACAATTGAAGGGACTATATTGGAAAATTCGAAACTTGAAATAGAAATATTGCCTGCTAATGCTTTATGTAAGGAGTGCAATAAGGTATTTAATTTGGTTTCAAATAAGGGGATATGTCCAAAGTGCGAAGCAAGAAATTGGGAGATGCTAAGCGGTAAAGAGTTTTATATAAAGGAAATTGTTTGCTATTAA
- a CDS encoding FAD-dependent oxidoreductase: MVKEKVLDLANHISRKKRGSKNEIKATDPEYMILEPVVTEEMAEVALCMEIRKKATAEKLAPLCGKSVEATEKLLWELAVAGVCFVNKIDGVDNYWFDTWVPGIMEMMVNNVENVNKYPQIAEAFEAYGRVRGPKTTGAFPVGVGLMRVIPIEQAIDGETRRASYEEVSKYLNENDIFTVSDCSCRTARKVMGEGCGHLAEDMCIQMGHAAEYYIRTGRGRQITRKEAFEIIKRAEENGLMHQIPNLDGSGKTHAICNCCGCSCLSLRTASMFKNVDMVRSNYVSHVDKDKCVACGECVANCPVNALQLGQKLCSIKPIAAKKIETPRDTEWGPEKWNPDYRINRKNVVETGTSPCKTECPAHIAIQGYIKLASQGRYKEALELIKQDNPLPAVCGRICPRKCESVCTRGDIDDPIAIDEIKKFIAEQDLNTENRYVPKKRHEYGKKIAIVGSGPAGLSCAFFLAIDGYKVTVFEKQKVLGGMLTLGIPSFRLEKNVVNAEIDILKELGVEFKTGIEVGKDVSLKDLRAEGYEAFYLAIGAQAGRKIGVGGEDSEGVFAGVDFLRRVNLGEDVKLKGNVVVIGGGNVAIDVARTAARVGGESVSIFCLESREEMPALDEEIEETLAEGIAINNSWGPKRIITEGGRVTGIEIKKCISVFDENKRFNPSYDENETIVVKADTILLSVGQSIYWGNLLEGSNIELNPNNTIKGDSFTYQTGEKDIFAGGDAFTGPRFAIDAIAAGKEGAISIHRYVQPGQSLIIGRDRKEYHSLDKQNIEFEGYDNLPRQKACHEDGMKAKETFKDLRGTFTEEQIKKETERCLSCGATVVDEYLCVGCGACTTKCKFDAISLVRKYDGEGVAFENLKPVVVKQVLKRKGRITIKKVKNIFKIS; the protein is encoded by the coding sequence ATGGTAAAGGAAAAGGTATTAGATCTTGCTAATCATATCAGCAGAAAAAAACGTGGGTCGAAAAATGAGATAAAGGCTACTGATCCAGAATACATGATTTTAGAACCAGTTGTCACGGAGGAAATGGCAGAAGTTGCACTTTGCATGGAAATCCGCAAAAAAGCTACCGCCGAAAAACTTGCCCCATTATGCGGTAAATCTGTAGAAGCAACTGAAAAACTTTTGTGGGAATTGGCGGTTGCTGGGGTATGCTTTGTAAATAAAATTGATGGTGTTGATAATTATTGGTTTGATACTTGGGTTCCTGGCATAATGGAGATGATGGTTAACAATGTAGAAAACGTTAACAAATATCCACAAATTGCAGAAGCCTTTGAAGCTTATGGAAGAGTAAGAGGACCAAAGACTACAGGAGCTTTCCCAGTAGGTGTAGGGCTAATGCGTGTTATTCCAATAGAACAAGCTATTGATGGTGAAACAAGAAGGGCTTCCTATGAAGAAGTTTCTAAATACCTTAACGAAAATGATATTTTTACAGTTTCCGATTGCTCTTGCCGTACAGCAAGAAAAGTAATGGGGGAAGGCTGCGGCCATTTGGCAGAAGATATGTGTATTCAAATGGGTCATGCTGCTGAGTATTATATTCGTACAGGAAGAGGACGTCAGATTACAAGGAAAGAAGCTTTTGAAATAATTAAAAGAGCAGAAGAAAATGGTTTAATGCACCAGATACCAAACCTTGATGGCTCAGGAAAAACCCATGCAATTTGCAACTGCTGCGGATGTTCATGTCTTTCTTTAAGAACTGCTAGCATGTTTAAAAATGTTGATATGGTACGTTCAAATTACGTATCTCATGTAGACAAGGATAAATGTGTTGCCTGTGGAGAGTGTGTTGCAAACTGCCCTGTTAATGCTCTTCAACTAGGTCAGAAATTATGTTCAATAAAACCGATTGCAGCTAAGAAGATTGAAACTCCACGCGATACAGAGTGGGGACCTGAGAAGTGGAATCCAGATTATAGAATTAATAGAAAAAATGTTGTTGAAACTGGAACCAGCCCTTGTAAGACAGAATGTCCTGCTCACATTGCCATTCAAGGTTATATAAAATTAGCTTCTCAAGGAAGATATAAAGAAGCCCTTGAACTAATTAAGCAGGATAATCCTCTTCCTGCAGTATGCGGACGTATCTGTCCAAGAAAGTGTGAATCAGTTTGCACAAGAGGAGATATAGATGATCCAATTGCTATAGATGAAATTAAAAAGTTTATAGCAGAGCAGGATTTAAATACAGAAAATCGCTATGTACCTAAAAAGAGACACGAGTATGGCAAAAAAATTGCTATAGTAGGCTCTGGGCCAGCAGGTCTTTCCTGTGCCTTTTTCTTAGCTATAGATGGCTATAAGGTAACGGTATTTGAAAAGCAAAAGGTGCTTGGGGGTATGCTGACACTCGGTATCCCATCCTTTAGATTAGAAAAAAATGTAGTTAACGCAGAAATTGATATATTAAAAGAGTTGGGTGTTGAATTTAAGACAGGCATTGAAGTTGGGAAGGACGTAAGCCTAAAGGATCTAAGGGCTGAAGGTTATGAAGCATTTTATCTTGCAATTGGAGCTCAAGCAGGAAGAAAAATAGGAGTTGGAGGCGAAGACTCTGAAGGTGTATTTGCAGGAGTAGATTTCCTGCGCAGAGTTAATTTAGGAGAAGATGTGAAGCTTAAAGGTAATGTAGTTGTCATTGGCGGTGGTAATGTTGCTATAGACGTTGCTAGAACAGCAGCAAGAGTAGGAGGGGAAAGTGTTAGTATCTTCTGCCTTGAAAGTCGTGAGGAAATGCCAGCACTTGATGAAGAAATTGAGGAAACCTTAGCAGAAGGAATTGCAATTAATAATTCCTGGGGACCAAAAAGAATTATTACAGAGGGTGGACGAGTTACAGGAATAGAAATTAAAAAGTGCATTTCTGTATTTGATGAAAATAAAAGGTTTAATCCTAGCTATGATGAGAATGAAACGATTGTTGTAAAGGCAGATACTATACTTCTTTCAGTTGGCCAGTCAATTTACTGGGGAAACCTTTTGGAAGGAAGTAATATAGAATTAAATCCTAATAATACGATTAAAGGAGATTCTTTTACTTACCAAACAGGAGAAAAGGATATTTTTGCCGGCGGCGATGCTTTTACTGGCCCAAGATTTGCAATCGATGCTATTGCAGCAGGCAAGGAAGGTGCAATTTCTATACATCGTTATGTCCAGCCAGGACAAAGCTTAATAATAGGCCGTGACAGGAAGGAGTATCATTCCTTAGATAAACAAAATATTGAATTCGAAGGATATGATAATCTTCCAAGACAAAAAGCATGTCATGAGGATGGAATGAAGGCAAAAGAAACCTTTAAGGATTTACGGGGTACCTTTACTGAAGAGCAAATTAAGAAAGAAACTGAGCGTTGTTTAAGCTGTGGTGCAACAGTTGTAGATGAATACTTATGTGTAGGCTGCGGAGCCTGTACGACAAAATGTAAATTTGATGCGATTTCACTTGTAAGAAAGTATGATGGTGAAGGCGTTGCTTTTGAAAATTTAAAACCAGTAGTTGTTAAACAGGTGCTTAAACGCAAGGGGAGAATTACAATTAAAAAAGTTAAAAATATTTTTAAAATAAGTTAG
- the hypB gene encoding hydrogenase nickel incorporation protein HypB, whose translation MNNFRILEIKQSVFEDNDNQANVLRERLKEDKTFLLNLMSSPGSGKTTTLTKTINTLKNEMRIGVMEADIDSDVDAHTISKTGVKVIQLHTGGMCHLDADMTKQGLEALGTEDIDFAILENVGNLVCPAEFDTGASKNAMVLSVPEGDDKPLKYPLMFSIVDVLLINKIDVLEHFDFDLEVCKERVKKLNPNVEIIPISARTGEGIDKFADWIREEVRKWNQV comes from the coding sequence ATGAACAATTTTAGAATTCTTGAGATTAAGCAAAGTGTTTTTGAGGACAATGATAACCAGGCAAATGTGCTCAGAGAGAGGCTAAAAGAAGATAAGACATTTTTGTTGAATTTAATGTCATCTCCTGGTTCAGGAAAAACCACAACTCTTACAAAAACAATTAATACCCTAAAGAATGAAATGCGTATAGGGGTTATGGAAGCAGATATTGATTCTGATGTTGATGCTCATACTATTTCAAAAACTGGTGTTAAAGTTATTCAATTACATACAGGTGGAATGTGTCATCTTGATGCAGATATGACTAAACAAGGCTTGGAAGCACTAGGGACTGAAGATATCGATTTTGCTATTTTGGAAAATGTGGGTAATTTAGTATGCCCAGCAGAATTTGATACTGGAGCATCAAAAAATGCCATGGTTTTAAGTGTACCTGAGGGAGACGATAAGCCACTTAAATATCCTCTAATGTTTTCAATTGTTGATGTTTTATTAATTAACAAAATTGATGTTTTAGAACACTTTGATTTCGATTTGGAAGTCTGTAAAGAGCGAGTTAAAAAGTTAAATCCAAATGTTGAAATTATTCCTATATCTGCAAGAACAGGAGAAGGTATAGATAAATTTGCAGATTGGATTCGAGAAGAAGTGAGAAAATGGAATCAAGTTTAA
- a CDS encoding FadR/GntR family transcriptional regulator, protein MEFTKLTSPSLKDLFIRELETMILSGKLPIGEKLPPERELAKSMQVSRAVVNSGISELARKGFLTIKPRIGTFVADYRRNGTMDTLISIMNYNGGILRKSDIRSIIEIRIAFDSMAVESCIPKITDDEIAILKGYVKQMDETNSTREISELAFKFYHELAFLSGNTLTPMIFSSFKIPILSLWERFCILHGLESLRKNAATLYHFIEQRDKEKALEWLKTSLNDIIDGSTQIYY, encoded by the coding sequence ATGGAATTTACAAAACTAACTTCACCTTCATTGAAAGACCTATTTATACGTGAACTAGAAACTATGATTTTATCTGGAAAACTTCCGATTGGCGAAAAACTTCCTCCTGAAAGAGAGCTTGCTAAATCAATGCAGGTCAGCAGAGCTGTAGTTAATTCTGGAATCTCTGAATTAGCGCGAAAAGGTTTCTTAACCATCAAACCAAGAATAGGTACATTTGTAGCTGATTATCGTAGAAATGGAACTATGGACACCTTAATTTCAATTATGAATTATAACGGAGGAATATTAAGAAAATCAGATATTCGTTCAATAATAGAAATTCGTATTGCATTTGATTCTATGGCTGTGGAATCATGTATTCCTAAGATTACAGATGATGAAATTGCAATTTTAAAAGGCTATGTAAAACAAATGGATGAAACAAACTCTACTAGAGAGATTTCCGAATTAGCCTTTAAATTTTATCACGAGCTAGCTTTCCTTTCCGGAAATACCCTTACACCTATGATTTTTTCATCCTTTAAAATCCCTATCCTTTCATTATGGGAACGCTTTTGCATATTACACGGTTTGGAATCCTTGCGCAAAAATGCAGCTACTTTATATCACTTTATTGAGCAAAGGGATAAAGAAAAAGCTCTAGAATGGTTAAAGACTTCTCTTAACGATATAATAGATGGCAGCACACAAATTTACTATTAA
- a CDS encoding sulfite exporter TauE/SafE family protein, which translates to MVKAIWIALIILAIGYGVLFFKDFIKHRNQLEDCSWTKVGLIGFGVNFFDVLGIGAFAPQTALLKFTKQTEDRLIPGTMNAANTIAVLLQAIIFIKVIEVEAVTLVLMLAAATAGAVIGAGIVSKLPERKIQLVMGIALLVTASFMFAGKMGWIQGGGNAIGLSGVKLVAAVVINFILGALMTAGIGLYAPCMALVFALGMSPKVAFPIMMGSCAFLMPPASAKFIKEKAYNRKAAVGMAIPGAIGTLIAALVVKSLPLDILRWVVIAVVIYTSITMLKASAKNNAEAKVSKVAEI; encoded by the coding sequence ATGGTTAAGGCTATTTGGATAGCGCTTATAATATTAGCAATAGGGTATGGGGTATTATTTTTTAAGGATTTTATCAAACATAGAAATCAACTTGAAGATTGTTCTTGGACAAAGGTAGGCTTAATAGGGTTTGGAGTTAATTTTTTTGATGTGCTTGGTATTGGAGCTTTTGCACCACAAACTGCTCTACTAAAATTTACAAAGCAAACAGAAGATAGATTAATTCCAGGAACTATGAATGCTGCTAATACAATTGCAGTATTGCTGCAAGCTATAATATTTATAAAAGTTATTGAAGTTGAAGCTGTCACACTTGTATTAATGCTGGCGGCGGCTACAGCAGGAGCTGTAATTGGTGCGGGTATAGTGTCAAAATTGCCAGAAAGAAAAATTCAATTAGTTATGGGAATAGCTTTGCTTGTAACAGCCTCGTTTATGTTTGCTGGTAAAATGGGTTGGATTCAAGGAGGCGGAAATGCTATCGGACTTTCAGGGGTAAAGCTTGTAGCTGCAGTAGTTATAAACTTTATTTTAGGCGCTTTGATGACAGCTGGAATAGGACTATATGCACCATGCATGGCGCTGGTATTTGCACTTGGCATGTCACCTAAGGTTGCTTTTCCAATAATGATGGGTTCTTGTGCATTTTTGATGCCTCCTGCTTCAGCTAAATTTATAAAGGAAAAGGCTTATAATAGGAAGGCAGCTGTAGGAATGGCTATACCTGGAGCTATAGGGACTTTAATTGCTGCACTTGTAGTAAAATCACTTCCTCTTGATATATTAAGATGGGTAGTTATTGCAGTTGTAATTTATACTTCAATAACAATGTTAAAAGCCTCTGCAAAAAATAATGCAGAAGCTAAAGTTTCAAAAGTTGCAGAAATATAA
- the proC gene encoding pyrroline-5-carboxylate reductase, producing MDKIIGFIGSGNMGQAMIGGIIKAELVLPQNIIVSDLNEDSLKAVTEKYGINITKDNKEVAKKADILVLSIKPNLYPIVINEIKDYIKENIIIVTIAAGKSLNSTEEAFGKKVKVVRVMPNTPALVGEGMSAACPNTMVSKEETKEIMMILESFGEAELVSERLMDVVTAVSGSAPAYVYMFIEAMADAAVLGGMPRNQAYKFASQTVLGSGKMVLETGMHPGALKDMVCSPGGTTIEAVAKLEEQGLRTAVISAMKSCIEKSKEMSK from the coding sequence TTGGATAAAATAATTGGATTTATAGGAAGCGGCAATATGGGGCAGGCCATGATAGGCGGAATTATAAAAGCTGAGTTGGTTTTGCCACAAAATATTATAGTGTCAGATTTAAATGAAGATAGTTTAAAGGCGGTTACTGAAAAATATGGTATTAATATAACGAAGGATAACAAGGAAGTTGCTAAGAAAGCAGATATATTAGTGTTATCGATAAAGCCTAATTTATACCCGATAGTGATTAATGAAATTAAAGATTATATAAAAGAAAATATAATAATAGTTACCATAGCTGCTGGAAAATCCTTAAACAGTACTGAAGAGGCTTTTGGAAAGAAAGTTAAGGTTGTAAGGGTTATGCCTAATACGCCAGCTCTTGTGGGAGAAGGTATGTCTGCTGCATGTCCTAATACTATGGTATCCAAAGAAGAAACTAAAGAAATAATGATGATTCTGGAAAGCTTTGGTGAAGCAGAACTTGTAAGTGAAAGATTAATGGATGTTGTAACGGCAGTTAGCGGCTCTGCACCAGCTTATGTATATATGTTTATCGAAGCTATGGCAGATGCGGCAGTATTAGGAGGGATGCCAAGAAATCAAGCCTATAAATTTGCTTCACAGACTGTACTTGGTTCTGGAAAAATGGTGCTGGAAACTGGCATGCATCCAGGAGCTCTTAAGGATATGGTATGTTCCCCGGGTGGAACAACTATAGAAGCAGTTGCTAAGCTTGAGGAACAAGGATTAAGAACAGCGGTTATATCAGCTATGAAGAGTTGCATTGAAAAATCAAAAGAAATGTCAAAATAG
- the hypD gene encoding trans-4-hydroxy-L-proline dehydratase has product MMRERVKKLRDQSLKAVPRISMERAKIVDEVYKKYEGAVPTPVLRAIALKELMSKKKLCINDGELIVGERGEEPAATPTYPELCCHTVEDFEIMDKREKISFKVDEEAKKVQKEVIIPYWELRSMRHKILDRMTQEWKDCYGAGIFTEFMEQRGPGHTVCDDKIYRKGFVDFKKDIAEAIKNLDYHNDDEAVDKKHQLEAMDIACDAVMTLGKRYSEYARELASKESDEQRKQELLEISEVCSHVPAYAPRNFREALQMYWFVHLCVISELNPWDAYNPGRLDQHLYPFYKKEVDEGSLTRDDAEELLQCFWVKFNNQPAPPKVGVTLKESGTYTDFANINIGGVTPEGLNGVNDVSYLLLDVIDEMRLLQPSSNVQVSKKSPQKFVKRACEISRKGWGQPSMFNADAVIQEMLNAGKSLIDARCGGTSGCVETGAFGKEAYILTGYFNLPKILEITLNNGVDIMTGKKLGLETGDASKFESYEQLFEAYKKQINHFIEIKMRGNRVIERLYATMMPVPFLSVVTDDCISRGKDYNAGGARYNTNYIQGVGIGTITDCLTAIKYQVFDKKNITMTELMEAMSSNFEGYEDVFNLVKNKTPKYGNDDDYADSIMREIFEAYYNTVEGRKNTRGGYYKINMLPTTCHVYFGSVMGASANGRKAHTPLSEGISPEKGADTNGPTAVVKSAAKMDHLKTGGTLLNQKFTPSVVEGENGLDNMASLVRAYFTMDGHHIQFNVIDKAVLIEAQKNPDQYSDLIVRVAGYSDYFNNLDRVLQNEIIERTEQSFEGCGC; this is encoded by the coding sequence ATGATGAGAGAAAGAGTTAAAAAGCTAAGGGATCAAAGTTTAAAGGCTGTTCCAAGGATCTCAATGGAAAGGGCTAAAATTGTCGATGAGGTCTATAAAAAATATGAAGGAGCAGTTCCAACTCCAGTATTAAGGGCAATAGCTTTAAAGGAGTTAATGTCTAAAAAGAAGCTTTGTATTAATGATGGGGAATTAATAGTTGGAGAAAGAGGAGAAGAGCCTGCAGCAACTCCAACTTATCCAGAGCTTTGCTGCCACACTGTAGAAGATTTTGAAATAATGGATAAACGCGAAAAAATATCTTTCAAGGTTGACGAAGAAGCTAAAAAGGTTCAAAAGGAAGTTATTATTCCGTATTGGGAATTAAGGTCTATGAGACATAAAATTTTGGATAGAATGACCCAGGAGTGGAAGGATTGCTATGGTGCTGGTATCTTTACAGAATTTATGGAGCAAAGAGGACCTGGACATACAGTATGCGATGATAAGATCTATCGAAAAGGTTTTGTAGATTTTAAAAAAGATATAGCTGAAGCTATAAAGAATTTAGATTACCATAATGACGATGAGGCTGTTGATAAAAAACATCAGCTTGAGGCTATGGATATAGCATGCGATGCCGTAATGACTTTAGGTAAGAGATATTCGGAATATGCAAGAGAATTAGCATCGAAAGAAAGTGACGAGCAAAGAAAACAAGAACTACTTGAAATTTCTGAGGTATGCAGTCATGTTCCAGCTTATGCACCAAGAAATTTTAGAGAAGCGCTTCAAATGTATTGGTTTGTTCACCTTTGTGTTATATCAGAATTAAATCCATGGGATGCATATAATCCAGGAAGATTAGATCAGCACTTGTATCCTTTCTATAAAAAGGAAGTAGACGAGGGAAGCTTGACACGTGATGATGCTGAAGAACTGCTGCAATGCTTCTGGGTTAAGTTTAATAATCAGCCTGCACCTCCTAAAGTTGGAGTAACCCTTAAGGAAAGTGGAACTTATACGGATTTTGCAAATATCAATATAGGCGGAGTTACTCCGGAAGGCTTAAATGGAGTTAATGACGTAAGCTATTTATTATTAGATGTAATTGATGAAATGAGACTGCTTCAACCAAGTTCTAATGTGCAAGTTAGCAAGAAGAGTCCTCAGAAATTTGTTAAGAGAGCTTGCGAAATTTCTAGAAAAGGATGGGGACAACCATCCATGTTCAATGCAGATGCAGTTATTCAAGAGATGCTTAATGCCGGAAAATCCTTAATTGATGCTAGATGCGGTGGAACCAGTGGGTGTGTTGAAACAGGAGCTTTTGGAAAAGAAGCATATATACTAACTGGCTATTTTAATTTACCTAAGATATTAGAAATAACCTTAAACAATGGCGTGGATATAATGACAGGAAAGAAACTTGGACTAGAAACCGGTGATGCTTCTAAGTTTGAAAGCTACGAGCAATTATTTGAGGCTTATAAGAAGCAGATTAATCACTTTATTGAGATAAAAATGAGAGGAAACAGGGTAATTGAGAGATTGTACGCTACCATGATGCCAGTGCCATTCCTTTCAGTAGTAACTGATGATTGTATATCAAGAGGAAAAGATTATAACGCTGGCGGAGCAAGATATAATACTAATTACATTCAAGGCGTTGGTATTGGAACTATAACAGACTGTCTTACAGCTATAAAGTATCAGGTCTTTGACAAGAAAAATATAACCATGACTGAGCTTATGGAAGCTATGTCTAGTAATTTTGAGGGTTATGAGGATGTATTTAACCTAGTTAAAAATAAGACTCCTAAGTATGGAAACGATGATGATTACGCTGACAGCATTATGAGAGAAATATTTGAAGCTTACTATAACACAGTTGAAGGAAGAAAGAATACAAGAGGAGGATATTATAAAATTAATATGCTTCCAACTACCTGCCACGTTTATTTTGGTTCAGTTATGGGGGCGAGTGCAAATGGAAGAAAAGCCCATACTCCACTTTCAGAAGGTATATCACCAGAAAAAGGTGCTGATACAAATGGACCTACAGCTGTAGTTAAATCAGCTGCTAAGATGGATCACTTAAAGACTGGAGGTACACTGCTAAATCAGAAATTTACCCCATCAGTAGTTGAAGGAGAAAATGGCCTTGATAATATGGCTAGTTTAGTAAGAGCTTATTTTACGATGGATGGACATCATATTCAATTTAATGTAATAGATAAGGCAGTGCTAATAGAAGCTCAAAAGAATCCAGACCAATACAGTGATTTAATTGTGCGTGTAGCAGGCTATAGTGATTACTTCAATAACTTAGATAGAGTACTTCAAAATGAAATAATCGAAAGAACAGAGCAGTCTTTTGAAGGATGCGGCTGCTAA
- a CDS encoding trans-4-hydroxy-L-proline dehydratase activase — translation MNKGTIFNIQKYSVHDGPGIRTTVFLKGCPLKCWWCHNPESQNPRHEIMFFQERCTGCGVCVKRCPNEAIKISDNKALTDETKCRLCGKCADFCPNKAREYVGKEITVQALMDEIIKDEVFYDESNGGVTFSGGEPMLYADFLAEVLKACKQRGIHTAIDTSGFVAFDKFEKIIDYVDLFLYDIKLMDDRRHTKYIGFENGLILDNLKKLSDRGANIFVRMPIIAGINDDFENIEEAISFLSSLNIIQVNLLPYHKMGMDKYRRLEMDYKLSGMEKPTDERMKEIADRFLRRGIKVKIGG, via the coding sequence ATGAATAAAGGCACAATATTTAACATTCAGAAGTATTCTGTTCATGATGGACCTGGAATTAGAACTACTGTTTTTTTAAAAGGATGTCCTTTAAAATGCTGGTGGTGTCATAATCCAGAAAGCCAAAATCCAAGGCATGAGATAATGTTCTTTCAAGAACGATGTACAGGCTGTGGAGTATGTGTTAAAAGGTGTCCTAATGAAGCTATAAAGATAAGTGATAATAAAGCTTTGACAGATGAAACAAAGTGCAGGCTTTGCGGCAAATGCGCAGATTTTTGTCCAAACAAGGCTAGAGAATATGTAGGAAAAGAGATAACAGTTCAAGCTTTGATGGATGAAATAATAAAAGATGAAGTTTTTTATGATGAGTCTAACGGAGGGGTTACCTTTTCTGGGGGAGAGCCAATGCTTTATGCAGATTTTTTAGCAGAAGTATTAAAGGCCTGCAAGCAAAGAGGTATTCATACAGCAATTGATACTAGCGGTTTTGTAGCCTTTGATAAATTTGAGAAAATAATCGATTATGTAGACTTGTTTCTATATGATATAAAGCTTATGGATGATAGAAGACATACTAAATATATAGGCTTTGAAAACGGTTTGATACTTGACAATTTAAAAAAGCTTTCTGATAGGGGGGCTAATATTTTTGTCAGAATGCCTATAATCGCTGGTATAAATGATGATTTTGAGAATATAGAAGAAGCTATAAGCTTTCTTTCAAGTCTTAATATTATACAAGTTAATCTTTTACCTTATCATAAAATGGGGATGGACAAATATAGAAGGCTTGAAATGGACTATAAGCTATCAGGAATGGAAAAACCTACAGATGAAAGAATGAAAGAAATTGCAGATAGATTTTTAAGGCGTGGAATTAAAGTTAAAATAGGTGGCTAA